Proteins encoded by one window of Vibrio algicola:
- a CDS encoding DUF2057 domain-containing protein — protein sequence MKKVYFLCSILLLSACSNFADDGDYSDAIQKVEDRSNFVEVQGKAFSTGDIIVGDSQILNSAANITAIFPKKDSKNLELSHVAMSMTFFKTYNFYTSAIYNGKTVALKDYKVSSEVCNDNCTTTQYVTFPVDMETLQQARTTGLVYQIVTPNKSSVIDYKIPAGYVEALFNEANGHISNSTNIAAATTIAPITQASKPQEMVQYWFDEASAEQKQAFSSWAFQNRKQVAGELKGSDKPSQMLDYWYKKATPEQRSDILSWLLKNE from the coding sequence ATGAAAAAGGTTTATTTTTTATGTTCAATATTATTATTATCAGCATGTTCAAATTTTGCTGATGATGGTGACTATTCGGATGCAATTCAAAAGGTTGAAGACAGATCTAATTTTGTTGAGGTTCAAGGAAAAGCATTTTCAACAGGTGATATCATTGTTGGAGATAGTCAAATATTAAATAGTGCTGCTAATATTACAGCCATTTTCCCTAAAAAAGATTCAAAAAATCTTGAATTATCGCATGTTGCGATGAGTATGACCTTTTTCAAAACATATAACTTCTACACATCAGCTATTTATAATGGCAAAACAGTTGCTTTAAAAGACTACAAAGTATCAAGCGAAGTTTGTAATGATAACTGTACAACAACGCAATATGTTACATTTCCGGTTGATATGGAAACACTTCAACAAGCAAGAACTACAGGGCTTGTTTATCAAATCGTGACTCCAAATAAATCCTCTGTAATCGATTATAAAATTCCAGCTGGATATGTCGAAGCATTGTTTAATGAGGCCAATGGACATATATCAAATTCTACAAATATTGCGGCAGCGACAACAATTGCACCTATCACTCAAGCGAGTAAGCCACAAGAAATGGTACAGTACTGGTTCGATGAAGCATCGGCTGAACAAAAGCAAGCCTTCTCAAGTTGGGCATTTCAAAACCGTAAACAAGTGGCGGGTGAGCTAAAAGGCAGCGATAAACCAAGTCAAATGTTGGATTACTGGTATAAAAAAGCCACGCCAGAGCAAAGAAGCGATATTCTCTCTTGGTTACTTAAAAACGAATAG
- a CDS encoding porin: MEKIFKRTLLGAAVSLAAVSGAANAVEVGLNSDFKVEVYGVAAISVVNYNVGDNRDASTGAVIENESRIGFRADKDIIDDLNVFMQIESGYVDNTDWGQGGNPGGVLGFRDTFVGLQGDSWGKVRFGRMLTPMYEIIDWPFSNPGLGSVFDWGGVQATYDRQSNQVRYDSLNYGGFSFAASVGRDTGGSAFGGGNATRDSYFGGLNAKYTISKITFMGALETGTDFKGVKGDDNFAYIAGVDIALPAGFGLAAAYKHEEINADMKAGDKSQDSYSIIGQYWYDNIGFKLGYAANLDSEQGGIDMDDDMSTISGQLMMTVNGFVPYIRVAGRKAHRTDSAKVATNDTDIVTRVGIEYGF, encoded by the coding sequence ATGGAAAAGATATTTAAACGTACGCTACTTGGCGCTGCAGTTTCTCTAGCAGCAGTATCTGGTGCAGCAAACGCGGTTGAAGTTGGTCTTAATTCTGACTTTAAAGTAGAAGTGTATGGTGTTGCCGCGATTTCGGTTGTTAATTACAACGTTGGTGACAATCGTGATGCAAGTACAGGCGCAGTGATTGAAAATGAATCACGCATTGGTTTCCGTGCAGATAAAGATATCATTGATGACTTAAATGTCTTTATGCAAATTGAATCTGGTTATGTAGATAATACTGATTGGGGCCAAGGTGGTAACCCTGGTGGTGTTTTAGGTTTCCGTGATACCTTTGTAGGTCTTCAAGGTGATAGTTGGGGTAAAGTACGTTTTGGTCGTATGCTAACACCAATGTATGAAATCATTGACTGGCCTTTCTCTAACCCAGGTCTAGGCAGTGTGTTTGATTGGGGTGGTGTGCAAGCTACTTATGATCGTCAATCTAACCAAGTTCGTTATGACTCATTGAATTATGGTGGTTTCTCATTTGCCGCTTCTGTTGGTCGTGATACTGGTGGTAGTGCATTTGGTGGCGGTAACGCAACTCGCGATTCTTATTTTGGTGGTTTGAATGCTAAATACACCATCAGCAAAATTACCTTCATGGGTGCACTTGAAACTGGTACAGATTTCAAAGGTGTGAAAGGCGATGATAACTTCGCATACATCGCAGGTGTGGATATTGCATTGCCAGCTGGTTTTGGTCTTGCAGCAGCGTATAAGCATGAAGAAATTAATGCTGATATGAAAGCGGGTGATAAATCTCAAGACTCTTACTCAATCATTGGTCAATACTGGTATGACAATATTGGCTTTAAATTAGGCTATGCAGCTAATTTAGATTCTGAGCAAGGTGGAATTGATATGGATGATGACATGAGTACTATTTCAGGACAATTGATGATGACAGTTAATGGTTTTGTTCCGTACATTCGTGTTGCAGGCCGTAAGGCACACCGCACTGATTCAGCTAAAGTAGCAACAAATGATACAGATATTGTGACACGTGTTGGTATTGAATACGGTTTCTAA